Below is a window of Desmonostoc muscorum LEGE 12446 DNA.
GGTTTGGGGATCGCGTATGGTTGCTAACAGTGATTTCTTCTGGCGTCCAGATTTGCTAGGAGAGGGTAAGTTAACTGACACATCTTGTACTGTCTCTCCCTCGTCTTCTCGACTGATGAAATTACTGATACCAATGGCGATGGGAAGTAAACCTAGTAAACCAATCCAGGTGCTGGGAATAATCAGACCGCCAAAAAAACCAGGGAGACTAGCAAACACTAGTGCAGTAAATCCGAGAAATTCACCGATAACAATATGCTTGGGGCGAAAGCTGCGATTGACTTTTCCAAAGAAAGCTGTCAAATATAAATTGTCGTCAAAGGTGGTTGCAAAAGCGACAGAGATCCCAATAATTACTGTACTGATTAGCCAACTCATGGTCATTACTCACAATAATTCAATGCTGTTTGTCTGAAATCCTTCTCTGCTTCTCGATGTAATGGCAGTTGAGGATATTTTGTGACTGTTCTTTCTAGCGACAACTAATAGAGGTTCGCTAGTCAGTAGCCAATTCCCCAATTTTTAGAAGCGATGCCTACAGTGGTAAACTACGCCTCCAACCAAATTGGTATATTTTTTTGTCTCAGCAAGGTACCTTGGGAGTTCATGCAGTCAATATTATGACTTTTGACCGAATAAGAGCAAATACTCTTGTTTTTTAAAATGATAAATTAAAGTGATTAAAAGAGAATTCAGAATTCAGGAGTCAGGAGTCAGAATTTAGCAATGCAATCAGTGGGGGATGAGGGCGTCAAGTCAGAGCAGCGGACGACTGATGCCTTTATTCTTTATTATTAATAATAATAATTATGAATGATTAATTATGAATTGTGAATTAAATTCAAGATGGTTTTCGTTAGATGATATGTAGATTTCTGCTGATTCAGTCTGAGATATTCTTGGCAACTAGCGATCGACATCGGTTAATATGACTAATCGCCCTCTGACTTGACACGAAATTCAGGTTGCAAACGCGTTGGTAGGGGCGTACAGCTGTACGCCCCTACATCGATTCTTGGATTGCTCTAATTCCTGAATTCTGAATTCTGAATTCTTATTTTTAAATTGTAATTATGCTAACTAGTGTTGACCGTCTATTATTTGTCCGGCGAGTCCCGATTTTTAAGGAATTGCGGGACGATTTTATTGTGCGGCTGACTTCAGTGATGAATGAACTGTCATTTCCAGCTAATTATACGATTTTTAGGCAAGGAGAAGAAGGGCGATCGCTCTACATTGTGGTATCAGGTCGAGTTAAAGTCCATATTGGAAATAAGCAGCTGGCAGAGGTAGAACAGGGAAAATACTTTGGTGAGATGGCAGTATTTGATACTCAACCACGTTCCGCCAGTGCAACGACTATAGAACCTTGTGAATTTTTAGAACTGACCCAAGAGCAACTATATGATGCCATTGAAGAAACTCCAGATATTGCAGTGAATATCATTCGTGAGTTATCGCGACTGATTCGCAGATTGAATGACGATATGAATATGACTTCTTTGCCAAGTTAATCATCAAGTCAAACAATTTTGGATTTTAAATTTTGGATTTTGGATTTGTTCCGCCCACGCGATAGCGGGGCATGTAGCTTGCTTCTGGGTTCGCGTAGCGTTCCGCAGGAAAGGAGTACCGAAATAATCTAAAATCTAAAATCTAAAATTGGCACGGTCAACAAAAAATAATTCACTCGTGAATTGTCATATCATGTCCGGTTGAAGACTTATCATTACGGCTGACGCAAAGAGAAATCGGAGCGCCGGTTTCCGGCACTCTGAACTTTGTAAGGGAGTGGCGGGTATAAATTCCCCACTAAAAGATTACTGAATTCTGTTAGCGCAGCGGGGCGTAGCCCATTCTAAATCTCTTTTAACCGGAAACGACATGACTTTTATTGCTAACAGTTTTTGCTTCTACAAAAGCTTCTCGACCTGTAATCAATCTAGAGCGACGATTACGAGTAATATAATTCCATGCCCACTGAAATACTACTAATAATTTAGTGTCAAACTCGATTAAAAAGTAGATGTGAACTAGTAGCCAAAATACCCAAGCAATGAATCCTTGGAGCTTGATTAAGCCTAAATCTACAACAGCTAAATTTTGCCCAATCATCGCCAAACTACCTACGTCGTTGTAATGAAATTGTGGCAAAGTATGACCTTTAAGCCGTTTTTGAATAAGTTTAGCTACATACTCTCCTTGTTGTTTGGCTACGGGTGCAACACCAGCTAAGGGTTTACCATTTTGATGGGAGAAGTTGCCTAAATCTCCTACTACAAAAATGTTTTTATAATCCCTGATAGTCAAGTCTGGTTCTACAATCACACGTCCAGCGTGATCGCACTCTACACCTGTGCGTTCTGTTAGGACTTGCCCCATTGGGGAAGCTTTTACACCTGCTGCCCACAATATAGTTTTTGAGGCAATTTCTTTCACTTCACCGCCTTGCTTGAAAGTAACAATCTCGTTGTCAATATTTATCACCCTGGTGTTAGTTTGGATAACCACACCCAACTTTTCCAAAGATTCTGCTGCTGCTTGAGATAACTGTGGCGCAATGTGTGGCAGGATGCGATCGCCCCCTTGCAGTAGTAAAATTCTTGTTTCTGAGGTGTCGATGTTGCGGAAATCTTCTTTGAGAGTTTTGTGTGCCAACTCAGCGATCGCACCTGCTAATTCTACACCAGTCGGACCGCCCCCTACAATCACAAAAGTCAGCCAAGCACGGCGTTTTTCGGGATCAGTTTCATTTTCCGCTGCTTCAAATGCGCCAAATATCCGGCGACGCATTTCTAGGGCATCTTCAACAGTTTTCAAACCAGGCGCAAACTCTTTCCAGTTATCTTTACCAAAATAGGAATGATTAGCACCTGTAGCGACAATTAATGTATCATAAGATACTACTTGATCGTCCAAAATAACTTTTTGTGCCTTTGGATCAATATCATTTACTTCTCCCAGCAATACTTTTGTATTCTTGCTTTTGCTGAATACAGCTCGCAATGGTGAGGAAATATCACCAGGCGATAGTGTTCCTGTGGCAACTTGATATAAAAGTGGCTGAAATAGGTGAAAGTTACGTTTATCGATGAGAGTAACATTTACATTAGCTTTTGCAAGATGTTTTGCTGTATATAGTCCACCAAAGCCACCACCAACTATTACAACCTGATGTGATAGATTATTCTCAAGTGAAACGGCCATAAGAATTATTTCCTTGTGTTAAGACTTTTGTAACGATTCTTAACAAAGATGTAACAGCATTACGATAGAGGTTGCCGTTTATTTAGAACATTTGAAGAAATCATGAAAGTAGCCAAAGTCATTAAGGCACCAGACGGGATAAATCGGCGTCTCTACAATCAATTCTTTGTAGAGACGCCGATTTATCGCTTCTTTGAAAATGCAAATTTCAGACATTCTTTAAGAAACTGCTGTGGAATTTCTACACTTTCTCCCCAATGCAAATGAACATAAGAAACATGAACATTTACAGGTAAACCCCATCCTTCATATCCCATATTTTCCTCACAATCGTAGCGAGAAGTTTCAAATAGGGGCTGACTAGGAGTTGAGGTTAAACGAGAACGATGAAATTCATGTCCGTAAACAGTTGTACCTGCCTTCACTAACAGGTTATCTTGCAAAGCTACAGCACGACGATATCCTAAAGTTAAACGTCCACCCATCAGAGCAGATGTTGGTAAAACTCCTGCCATCGACCAAGATTTACCTTCAAAATCGATAATTTCCTCACATAAATACATCAATCCCCCACACTCAGCAATTGTGGGCATTCCTTGAAGAATTGCTGTTTTGACTGCATTACGGGCGCTGATATTTTCTGCTAATTGCTGGGCAAAAACTTCTGGAAAACCACCCCCAAAATACATTCCTTGCACATCTTTTGGTAGTTCGGCATCTATTAGAGGACTCCAGTAAACTAGTTCTGCACCCAGTTTTTGCAGCAAATCGAGATTGTCTTGGTAATAGAAATTAAAAAGCGCGATCGCGGGCTACTGCAATTCTGACTGGGGATGAGGGGGATGAGGGGGATGAGGGGGATGAGGGGGATGAGGGGGATGAGGGGGATGAGGGGGATTTTAACAAAGGTAATAAGCTGTGCCAATCGAAGCAGGTATCTCCTAAATCGGCGAGGCGATTGATTACAGCATCGAGTTCGGGGAGTTCGGCTGTGGGTATTAAACCCAAATGGCGATCGGGGATTGCGATGTTATCTTGACGCCGCAGCACACCGAGAATCGGTAATTGTAGGGATTCTAGGGAGTCTTTGAGGAGAGAGAGATGGCGATCGCTCCCCACTCGATTGAGTACCACACCAGCCATTTTAATTCGGGGATCAAAAGATTGGTAGCCGTGGGCGATCGCTGCTACAGAACCAGACAAACGGCTGCAATCAATCACCAACACCACAGGCAAATCTAACAGCCGCGCAATGTGTGCCGTACTCGCAAAGTCAGTTGGGCATGGGGCATTGGTTATTCTCCGCGTCTCCCTCATCTCCCTCATCTCCCTCATCTCCCCCACTCCCCACTCCCTACTCCCCTTCACACCATCAAATAATCC
It encodes the following:
- a CDS encoding cadmium resistance transporter, translated to MSWLISTVIIGISVAFATTFDDNLYLTAFFGKVNRSFRPKHIVIGEFLGFTALVFASLPGFFGGLIIPSTWIGLLGLLPIAIGISNFISREDEGETVQDVSVNLPSPSKSGRQKKSLLATIRDPQTYRVSAVTIANGGNNIGIYVPLFASSNLPSLGVILCVCYFTVGVWCFLSYNLTRNPLMAPVLTRYGRKIFPFVLIWLGLSILIKSESYRLLPSLAMLGN
- a CDS encoding cobyrinate a,c-diamide synthase; translation: MALIIAGERSGVGKTTVTLTLLASLCRRDRPVQSFKVGPDYIDPMFHQHVTGRACRNLDPVLTSEAYVQQCFAHHSQLSEYALVEGVMGLFDGVKGSREWGVGEMREMREMRETRRITNAPCPTDFASTAHIARLLDLPVVLVIDCSRLSGSVAAIAHGYQSFDPRIKMAGVVLNRVGSDRHLSLLKDSLESLQLPILGVLRRQDNIAIPDRHLGLIPTAELPELDAVINRLADLGDTCFDWHSLLPLLKSPSSPSSPSSPSSPSSPSSPSSPVRIAVARDRAF
- a CDS encoding Crp/Fnr family transcriptional regulator → MLTSVDRLLFVRRVPIFKELRDDFIVRLTSVMNELSFPANYTIFRQGEEGRSLYIVVSGRVKVHIGNKQLAEVEQGKYFGEMAVFDTQPRSASATTIEPCEFLELTQEQLYDAIEETPDIAVNIIRELSRLIRRLNDDMNMTSLPS
- a CDS encoding NAD(P)/FAD-dependent oxidoreductase → MAVSLENNLSHQVVIVGGGFGGLYTAKHLAKANVNVTLIDKRNFHLFQPLLYQVATGTLSPGDISSPLRAVFSKSKNTKVLLGEVNDIDPKAQKVILDDQVVSYDTLIVATGANHSYFGKDNWKEFAPGLKTVEDALEMRRRIFGAFEAAENETDPEKRRAWLTFVIVGGGPTGVELAGAIAELAHKTLKEDFRNIDTSETRILLLQGGDRILPHIAPQLSQAAAESLEKLGVVIQTNTRVINIDNEIVTFKQGGEVKEIASKTILWAAGVKASPMGQVLTERTGVECDHAGRVIVEPDLTIRDYKNIFVVGDLGNFSHQNGKPLAGVAPVAKQQGEYVAKLIQKRLKGHTLPQFHYNDVGSLAMIGQNLAVVDLGLIKLQGFIAWVFWLLVHIYFLIEFDTKLLVVFQWAWNYITRNRRSRLITGREAFVEAKTVSNKSHVVSG